From a single Deltaproteobacteria bacterium genomic region:
- a CDS encoding glycosyltransferase, which translates to MKLLVVIPSYWPAIKFGGPIHSVHTLNKTLVKMKIDVTVFSTNAGIEKIVPVNEEIIRDGVKITYFSYSKRFEFMAATGWQFSRCLINELKKSLKNFDLVYITPIWNFPVSIAAHYCRKFKVPYVISPRGTMYGETLSKKAWKKMIYYWLVSNRDIKHASAIHYTTHDEAERCYIPHRRSENAIILPNGIDLSDFKDLPSKKALRTKYPYLENKKVILFMGRINWKKGLDILIDAYGKLVSERDDVHLIIAGNDENGYINQVKKWINTYGMKYFDASSGTITINEIPDVTFTGLIKDKEKLIAYAGSDLFVLPSYSENFGMSVIESMATGTAVLISNHVGLYKEVVKNNAGFIVKTTWESIYEGLAEMLDNDRHRNMLSNNGKKMVRDCYNIENIGNNMINAFKKVLNSV; encoded by the coding sequence ATGAAATTACTGGTTGTTATTCCTTCTTATTGGCCCGCCATAAAATTTGGGGGACCAATTCACTCTGTGCATACATTAAACAAGACGCTTGTAAAAATGAAGATTGATGTAACTGTTTTTTCCACTAATGCCGGCATTGAAAAAATAGTGCCAGTTAATGAGGAAATCATCAGGGATGGCGTAAAAATCACTTACTTCTCATATTCTAAACGCTTCGAATTCATGGCTGCCACAGGCTGGCAGTTTTCACGATGCTTAATTAATGAATTAAAAAAATCGTTAAAAAATTTCGATCTTGTTTATATTACCCCCATATGGAATTTTCCCGTATCAATTGCAGCGCACTATTGCCGCAAGTTTAAAGTTCCTTATGTTATTTCTCCCAGGGGAACAATGTACGGAGAGACGCTTTCCAAGAAAGCATGGAAAAAAATGATCTATTACTGGCTTGTATCCAATAGGGATATTAAACATGCATCTGCTATTCATTATACAACTCATGATGAGGCAGAACGATGCTATATACCCCATAGACGATCTGAAAATGCCATAATCCTTCCAAACGGAATAGATCTTTCAGACTTTAAAGACCTTCCATCAAAAAAGGCGCTGAGGACTAAATACCCTTACCTGGAAAATAAAAAAGTCATCTTGTTTATGGGTCGAATAAACTGGAAAAAGGGCCTCGACATATTAATAGACGCATATGGAAAACTTGTAAGTGAAAGAGATGATGTTCATTTAATTATTGCAGGAAATGATGAGAATGGATATATAAACCAGGTAAAAAAGTGGATAAATACGTATGGTATGAAATATTTCGATGCTTCATCAGGTACGATAACGATTAATGAAATACCGGATGTTACTTTTACAGGATTAATTAAGGATAAGGAAAAATTAATAGCTTATGCAGGGAGTGACTTATTTGTTCTGCCATCATATTCTGAAAATTTTGGGATGTCTGTAATTGAGTCAATGGCAACAGGAACAGCGGTTTTAATATCAAACCATGTAGGGCTTTACAAGGAGGTTGTAAAAAATAATGCCGGTTTTATCGTTAAAACAACATGGGAAAGTATTTATGAAGGATTAGCAGAAATGCTTGATAACGATCGGCATCGGAATATGCTTTCAAATAACGGAAAGAAAATGGTCCGGGATTGTTACAACATTGAAAATATTGGTAATAATATGATTAATGCCTTTAAGAAAGTCCTAAACAGTGTTTGA
- a CDS encoding class I SAM-dependent methyltransferase, with product MFDEITKDYGWEIPNPFPRCNYDLILSAELIGRLYNRDLYLKNLNSWLKEGSYLIITTPCHGYLKNLIIALTNKFDNHINSLWEGGHIKFFSKKTLSHLLRDNGFKPIYFKGSGRMLYLWKSMIIIAKKL from the coding sequence GTGTTTGATGAAATAACAAAAGATTATGGTTGGGAAATCCCGAATCCTTTCCCCCGGTGTAACTATGATTTAATCTTATCAGCAGAGCTAATTGGGCGCCTCTATAATCGGGACCTTTATTTAAAAAATCTAAATAGCTGGCTGAAAGAAGGAAGCTACCTTATTATTACAACGCCCTGCCACGGATATTTAAAAAACCTTATTATTGCCCTGACAAATAAATTTGATAATCATATAAACAGTCTATGGGAAGGTGGCCACATTAAATTTTTTTCAAAAAAGACACTCAGCCATTTGCTCCGGGATAACGGTTTTAAACCAATTTACTTTAAGGGTAGCGGGCGCATGCTCTATCTTTGGAAATCAATGATCATTATAGCAAAGAAATTATGA
- a CDS encoding glycosyltransferase family 2 protein, producing the protein MEINDHYSKEIMTLPISVIILTYNEENNIEDCLNSLTGWIREIFIVDSYSTDRTLQIAEKYTDKIYQHHFENYSRQRNWALETLPIKTDWIMNIDADHRITAELKNKLLGIFSDKIDEEINGYIASRRTIFMGRWIHYGGHYPVYHAFLFRRGFGICENKLYDQHFLVKGRVEKIPCDIIDIISDSITRFTERHNHWASLEASEQLISNTGNRSIVEPRISGHEIEKRRYKREIYYKLPLFARAFLFFIYRYIFKLGFLDGKEGLIFHFLQGFWFRFLIDAKLYEIKKQSIKK; encoded by the coding sequence TTGGAAATCAATGATCATTATAGCAAAGAAATTATGACTTTACCTATTTCTGTTATCATCCTGACTTACAATGAAGAAAACAACATTGAAGATTGCCTCAATAGTCTTACCGGTTGGATTCGTGAAATATTTATTGTAGATTCATATTCTACTGATCGTACACTTCAAATTGCTGAGAAATATACTGACAAAATTTACCAGCATCACTTTGAAAACTATTCTCGACAAAGAAACTGGGCACTCGAAACCCTACCCATAAAAACTGATTGGATCATGAATATAGATGCCGACCACCGGATCACAGCTGAGCTTAAAAATAAGCTCCTTGGTATCTTTAGTGATAAGATTGATGAAGAAATAAATGGATATATTGCAAGTCGTCGAACAATTTTTATGGGCCGCTGGATTCATTATGGTGGTCACTACCCTGTCTACCATGCATTTCTATTTCGTAGAGGCTTTGGTATTTGTGAAAATAAGCTTTATGATCAACACTTCCTTGTTAAGGGAAGAGTGGAAAAAATCCCCTGTGACATAATAGATATAATTTCAGATTCCATTACCAGGTTTACGGAAAGGCATAATCATTGGGCATCACTGGAAGCATCTGAACAATTAATTAGTAACACCGGTAATAGGAGTATAGTAGAACCCAGGATTTCCGGCCATGAAATAGAAAAAAGAAGATATAAACGTGAAATATATTACAAGCTCCCTCTTTTCGCTCGTGCTTTTCTTTTTTTTATTTATCGTTATATCTTCAAATTAGGCTTTTTGGATGGAAAAGAAGGTTTGATTTTTCATTTTTTACAGGGTTTCTGGTTTCGCTTCCTCATTGATGCAAAACTATATGAAATAAAGAAACAATCTATAAAAAAATGA
- a CDS encoding carbamoyltransferase: MIILGLNAYHGNASAAIVVDGKLLAAVEEERFNRIKNWAGLPVESIKFCLNEAKILIDKVDHIAVNRNPKANISKKALFALSRKPPLRIIADRLKNASKIGDIKSELTSLFETNIKAQMHNIEHHIAHLASTFFVSPFDKAALLSVDGFGDFVGAMWGIGSENRINVKHRTFFPHSLGLFYLAFTQYLGFSNYGDEYKVMGLAPYGEPRFMNEMNKVIKINFSKDKPFELDLDYFIHHSKGVRMTWDKGIPEMGPVYSDKLISLFGPARQKGEELTQRHKDIAHSLQKRYEEAFFHILSQVYEKTKSKNLALSGGCAMNSVANGKIFEGTPFREVYIQPAAGDAGGAIGAAYYVWNQILGNKRSFVFEKPYVGPQFNDAQIEILINTKQDELEEFIIDKINDQALLCKKAAEEISKGKVTGWFQGRMEWGSRALGNRSILGDPRRMDMKDILNKKIKRRESFRPFAPSINIEATSEYFERSYPDPFMLKVYKVKESKRKIIPAVTHIDGSGRLQTVSKEINPLYWKLINEFRKITEVPVLLNTSFNENEPIVCKPDEALNCFLRTNMDVLVLGNYFIKRRQ; encoded by the coding sequence ATGATTATTCTTGGTCTCAACGCATATCATGGTAATGCATCAGCCGCCATCGTTGTTGATGGTAAACTGCTCGCTGCTGTCGAAGAAGAGCGTTTCAACAGGATTAAAAACTGGGCAGGCTTGCCTGTTGAGTCCATAAAATTTTGCCTCAATGAGGCAAAGATACTTATAGATAAAGTTGATCATATTGCTGTTAACCGTAATCCCAAAGCAAATATATCAAAAAAAGCCCTCTTTGCGCTATCGAGGAAACCCCCATTAAGAATAATTGCGGATCGTCTGAAAAATGCGTCAAAAATTGGAGATATAAAGTCAGAACTCACCTCCCTTTTTGAAACAAATATTAAAGCACAAATGCATAACATTGAACATCACATAGCTCATCTTGCCAGTACTTTCTTTGTTTCACCATTTGATAAAGCGGCTCTTCTGTCAGTCGATGGTTTTGGTGATTTTGTAGGCGCTATGTGGGGAATAGGGTCTGAAAACAGAATTAATGTGAAGCACCGAACTTTTTTTCCGCACTCACTGGGACTTTTCTACCTGGCCTTTACGCAATATCTCGGATTCTCCAATTACGGTGATGAATATAAGGTCATGGGCCTTGCACCTTATGGCGAACCTCGCTTTATGAATGAAATGAATAAAGTAATAAAAATTAATTTTTCAAAAGACAAGCCCTTTGAACTTGACCTTGATTACTTTATCCATCATTCAAAGGGAGTCAGGATGACCTGGGATAAGGGGATACCCGAGATGGGACCTGTCTATTCTGATAAGTTAATTTCTCTCTTTGGTCCTGCAAGACAAAAAGGAGAAGAACTAACTCAAAGGCATAAAGACATCGCTCATTCTCTTCAAAAGAGATATGAAGAAGCTTTCTTTCATATTTTAAGTCAGGTGTATGAAAAAACGAAATCTAAAAACCTTGCCCTTTCCGGAGGTTGCGCTATGAACAGTGTTGCAAACGGGAAGATCTTCGAGGGAACCCCTTTTAGAGAGGTTTACATCCAGCCTGCTGCGGGAGATGCCGGAGGCGCCATCGGGGCAGCCTATTATGTATGGAACCAGATTCTGGGAAATAAACGATCCTTTGTTTTTGAGAAACCCTATGTGGGGCCTCAATTTAATGATGCTCAAATAGAAATACTGATTAATACAAAGCAAGATGAATTAGAAGAATTTATCATCGATAAGATCAATGATCAGGCCCTTTTATGTAAAAAAGCAGCAGAAGAAATTTCAAAAGGCAAGGTAACAGGCTGGTTTCAGGGACGCATGGAGTGGGGATCACGGGCACTTGGTAACCGGAGTATCCTTGGTGACCCGCGCAGAATGGATATGAAAGATATTCTCAATAAAAAAATAAAAAGAAGAGAATCATTCAGGCCCTTTGCTCCTTCCATTAATATTGAAGCCACATCAGAATATTTTGAAAGGTCTTATCCCGATCCCTTTATGCTAAAAGTTTATAAAGTAAAAGAGTCAAAGCGTAAAATCATACCAGCGGTAACCCATATAGATGGGAGTGGAAGGCTCCAGACCGTCAGTAAAGAGATCAATCCCTTATACTGGAAATTAATCAATGAATTCAGGAAAATCACAGAGGTACCTGTTCTGCTCAACACATCATTCAATGAAAATGAACCGATAGTATGCAAACCTGATGAAGCCCTCAATTGCTTCCTGCGAACTAATATGGATGTTTTGGTTTTGGGTAATTACTTTATCAAAAGAAGACAATGA
- a CDS encoding glycosyltransferase, whose product MKISIVTPTLNASKTIKKCIKSINSQDYPHTEHVIIDGNSKDGTLEIINRYPSNNRIVLSESDHGIYDAMNRGILMASGEIIGILNADDFYPDNNIISRVVNAFEENETDSCYGDLIYVDPINTTQFIRYWKSSPYNDKLFYKGWMPPHPTFFVKKRAYENYGLYRLDLGTAADYELMLRFLLKFSISTHYIPHVLVKMRTGGKSNLSIKNRIMANINDRKAWKINGLKPKPWTLFLKPLSKMSQFF is encoded by the coding sequence ATGAAAATATCCATTGTTACCCCCACGCTCAATGCCTCAAAAACAATAAAAAAATGCATTAAAAGCATTAACAGTCAAGACTACCCTCATACTGAGCATGTAATCATTGATGGAAATTCGAAAGATGGGACCCTAGAAATTATTAACAGGTATCCATCAAATAATCGAATAGTCCTTTCAGAATCAGATCATGGTATTTATGATGCCATGAACAGAGGCATATTAATGGCAAGCGGGGAAATCATTGGAATACTAAATGCCGATGATTTTTATCCTGACAACAATATAATTTCAAGAGTAGTCAATGCATTTGAAGAAAATGAAACTGACTCCTGTTATGGAGACCTGATTTACGTTGACCCGATAAATACGACCCAATTTATTCGCTACTGGAAATCATCTCCCTATAATGATAAACTCTTCTACAAAGGTTGGATGCCTCCGCATCCAACTTTTTTTGTAAAAAAAAGAGCCTATGAAAATTACGGTCTATACAGGCTTGACCTGGGAACAGCGGCTGATTATGAACTTATGCTACGATTTCTGCTAAAATTCAGCATTTCAACACATTATATTCCTCACGTTCTTGTCAAAATGAGAACAGGTGGAAAAAGCAACCTGTCCATTAAAAACAGGATAATGGCAAACATTAATGACAGAAAAGCATGGAAAATAAATGGTCTCAAACCAAAACCATGGACTCTTTTTCTAAAACCCCTTTCCAAGATGAGCCAGTTTTTTTGA
- a CDS encoding exopolysaccharide biosynthesis polyprenyl glycosylphosphotransferase: protein MKSNKLTSLFLFFLDVITLSTLFFIMTVFRHGTTNLPPHFNLSIIICIFISWFVLYTISGYNGSHDMLSLSYTSQHFIALLIALLLTVFSIYIFTLSPSWQFSRSVLPLTYFLFIPLSIYYRRMISIKMISLLKEDYFLVLGVSNLAKKLCEEYQGSGLPQKLRIATTKKTSEREYIFGENSPQIETLPANLAGFIDNRCTGVILADTNVNQSILDNLTAIHFNKVPVMSIESFYERFMQKVHIPGISHFWLLQDGFMLVGATVYDKVKRILDIILSLLLFTLTLPLFLLIPILIKVTSRGPVIYRQSRVGKDRVPFTLHKFRTMKEGSEKGDSYTRVSDERITGLGKFLRRTRLDELPQLWNVLKGDMNFIGPRAEWIKLTEEYEKKIPYYHFRHLVKPGITGWAQVNYPYGEGIQDTIKKLEYDLYYIRHYSPLLDAKIILKTIYVIFFAKGQ from the coding sequence ATGAAATCAAATAAACTTACAAGTCTGTTTTTATTCTTTTTAGATGTGATCACCCTATCGACATTATTTTTCATAATGACTGTATTCAGGCATGGCACAACGAACTTGCCGCCTCACTTCAATTTAAGCATCATCATTTGTATCTTTATTTCATGGTTCGTTCTTTACACTATCAGCGGTTATAATGGTTCTCATGACATGCTGAGTTTGTCTTATACAAGCCAACACTTTATCGCCCTGTTAATTGCCCTTTTATTAACAGTCTTCAGCATTTATATTTTCACGCTTTCACCCTCCTGGCAATTCAGTCGGAGCGTACTGCCTTTAACCTATTTTTTGTTTATTCCCCTTTCAATCTACTACAGAAGAATGATCAGCATAAAAATGATTAGTTTGCTCAAGGAAGATTACTTCCTCGTACTGGGAGTGTCGAATCTTGCAAAAAAGCTATGCGAGGAATACCAGGGTTCAGGGCTCCCTCAAAAACTTCGAATTGCAACAACTAAAAAAACATCTGAAAGAGAGTATATATTTGGAGAGAATTCCCCCCAAATTGAAACATTACCTGCAAACCTTGCCGGATTCATCGATAACAGATGCACTGGTGTTATTCTGGCTGATACAAATGTAAACCAGTCCATACTGGATAATCTGACTGCTATCCATTTTAATAAAGTCCCCGTCATGTCAATCGAATCTTTTTATGAAAGATTCATGCAAAAGGTTCACATACCCGGCATCAGTCATTTCTGGCTTCTCCAGGATGGCTTCATGCTCGTTGGAGCTACCGTTTACGACAAGGTAAAACGGATATTGGACATCATTCTTTCCTTATTATTGTTTACTTTAACCCTTCCTCTATTCCTTTTAATCCCTATTTTGATTAAAGTGACCAGCAGGGGGCCTGTCATTTACAGGCAATCAAGGGTTGGCAAGGACAGGGTTCCTTTTACGCTGCATAAATTCAGGACCATGAAGGAAGGTTCCGAAAAGGGTGATTCCTATACGAGAGTTTCAGATGAAAGAATAACGGGTCTGGGCAAATTTTTAAGAAGGACCCGCCTTGATGAACTTCCTCAATTATGGAATGTTTTAAAAGGGGATATGAATTTCATTGGTCCTCGAGCGGAATGGATAAAACTCACGGAAGAATATGAAAAAAAAATCCCCTATTATCACTTCAGGCATTTAGTCAAACCGGGAATCACCGGCTGGGCACAGGTTAACTACCCTTATGGGGAAGGTATTCAAGACACTATAAAAAAACTCGAATATGATCTCTACTATATCAGGCACTACTCTCCTTTACTTGACGCAAAAATTATTCTTAAAACAATTTACGTTATTTTCTTCGCTAAAGGACAATAG